In Belonocnema kinseyi isolate 2016_QV_RU_SX_M_011 chromosome 4, B_treatae_v1, whole genome shotgun sequence, a single window of DNA contains:
- the LOC117170797 gene encoding uncharacterized protein LOC117170797 produces MGQLPANPINLELVTDYTADAFIAVYKRFTARRGICATLRSDCGTNLKGAYSELRDLFSSSSKQLGSLSALLANNETQWLFNPPAAPHFGGKWKGGVKSVKFHLQRVIGDNLLIYEMMNTLLSQIEAVPNSRPLCLLTEDPNDLGILTPGHFLITKISPLPVYTNTL; encoded by the exons ATGGGACAATTACCTGCTAATC CGATCAATCTAGAATTAGTCACCGACTACACAGCAGACGCCTTTATCGCAGTTTACAAAAGATTCACTGCAAGACGTGGCATATGTGCTACCCTACGCAGCGACTGCGGGACCAACCTGAAGGGTGCTTACTCGGAACTCCGAGATCTATTCTCCTCATCTTCGAAGCAACTTGGTAGCCTATCAGCACTATTGGCCAACAACGAAACGCAATGGCTCTTCAATCCACCAGCAGCTCCTCATTTTGGAGGAAAATGGAAAGGTGGAGTAAAATCAGTTAAGTTTCATCTCCAACGAGTGATCGGAGATAATCTCCTTATTTATGAAATGATGAATACTTTGCTGTCGCAAATTGAAGCTGTGCCTAATTCCAGACCTCTCTGTCTTCTTACTGAGGACCCAAACGACCTCGGAATTCTTACACCAGGACACTTCCTGATCACTAAGATAAGTCCTCTACCAGTCTACACAAATACATTGTAA